The nucleotide sequence CAAGGACCTCGGCGCCGAGCTGGTGATTGATCACAACCAGCCACTGAGTGAAGAATTGAAGCGCGTGGGCGTGCCACAGGTGACTCACGTCGCCAGCCTGACCCAGACCGATCATCACCTGGATCAACTGGTGGAGGCCCTGGTGCCTCAGGGGAAACTGGCGCTGATTGATGACCCCAAAGCGTTGGATGTCAGCAAGCTCAAGCGCAAGAGCCTGTCGTTGCACTGGGAGTTCATGTACACCCGTTCGATGTTTGAAACCGCCGACATGATCGAGCAGCACAACCTGCTTAACCGCGTGGCCGAACTGATCGACGCAGGCACGTTGAAAACCACGCTGGGCGAGCACTTCGGCGTGATCAATGCGCATAACCTGCGCCGGGCTCATGAATTGCTGGAAAGCGGCAAGGCCAAGGGCAAAATCGTGCTGGAAGGTTTCTAGACAAACAGGTCTGTCAGGGACATCCGCTATCTGAGTAGGCAGCGGATGACACCGCTAGTCAGACACTTGATCCTTGTCATATTTATCAGCGCATTCGGGTTTATATTGGCCGCCTTTGCCACGCAATCTTTTACGTGAGGACATCAGCAATGAAAATCCTGATAAAAGCGTTAGCAAAATCCCAAGGCAGCAAATGGCAGGTTCACCTGGACCGGAACACCTTTACCTTCCGCAGCGAGGCCGAGGCCAGGGCCTTCGCCAACACACTGCAAAGCCGCATCCAGGCGCCCCACCACTTTCCCGAAAGCCAGCAGCGCGCTGCTGGCTGAACATGCGCTGATCAGACCGGCGCTTGCAAGGCTCTTTCACGCTGCAGGCGCCGGGTCCACATGGCCACAATCACTGCCAATACCCCGCACAGGCTGATGACCATCGCCATCGGCATGGCGGTGCCATTGTGCAGCACGCCGACCAACGAGGCAGCGCCAGCCGCTATGCCAAACTGAATGCACCCCAGTAACGCCGAGGCGCTGCCAGCCCGTGCGCCCTGCCCGTTCATGGCGCAAGCCGAAGTATTGGGCATGATGCAGCCCAAACTGGCCATACAAAAAAACAGCGGCAGCATCAACGGCCACAGCGCCTCGGTCTGCAGCACGCTGACTGCCAGCAACGCCAGCGCCGCCGCCAGATACACCCACACCGTGCGGGTCAGCAAAAACGCCGGGCCACGCTTGGACAACAACCGCGCGTTAACCTGCGCGACCAGGATGAAGCCCGCCGCGTTGGTGCCGAACAGCCAACCGTAATGCTCGGCCGGTACCCCATAGAGTTTGATAAAGACAAACGGAGAACCCGCGATGTAGGCAAACATCCCGCCAATCGCAATGCCTCCGGTCAGGGCATAACCGAAGAATATCCGGTCCCCCAACAAACGACCGTACTGGCGCAACGCCCCGGATAACGGTTGTCGAGGTTGATTGGCCGGCAGGCTTTCCGGCAGGCCGACAGCCACCGCAATGCCCGCGCCGACGCTGAAGAGCGTCAACGCCAGGAAAATCGACTGCCAGCCATACAGGTTGACCATCACCCCACCCAGCATCGGCGCCAGTATTGGCGCCAGCCCGACCACCAGCATCAGTTGCGAGAACACTTTGGCCGAGCCCACCGCGTCACATTTATCACTGACCACCGCACGGGAAATCACCATGCCCGCACAGCCGCCCAAGGCCTGAACGAAGCGCGCGCCGATCAGCCATTCAAGAGATGGCGCATAAGCGCAGGCCAGGGAGGCCAGCGTGAACAAGGCAACGCCACTCAACAACGGAAGACGCCGGCCAAAACGGTCCGCCAGCGGCCCATAGATCAGTTGCCCGATAGCCAGGCCAGTGAAGTACACGGCCAAGGTCAGCTGGATATGCTTTTCATCAGTGCCGAATGCCACGGCCATGGCCGGAAATCCCGGCAGGTAGAAGTCGATTGCCAGGGGCGCAAATGCGCTCAAGGCCCCCAGAATCAGGATTATGCGAAGTTTCATCAGGCACCCAGGTAAGTCGGCAGCTCAACAGTCTAGCCGTGCCTGGGTGCCTTGAACATTACGTTAGGTCGCTAACTATCAAAATCAGGCGAGTTTGGCGCTGTAGCCTTCTTCAGCGATCAGGTCGATCACCTCCTGTGGCAACAGTCGGCTTTCAACGCCGACTTCCTTGGCGGCCAGGTCGACGCGTACGCTGGCCGCTGGATCCCGGTTCTGCACCGCTTGTGTCACGGCCCGGACGCAATGGCCGCAGGTCATTCCTTCAACGTTGAATACTTGCATGGGGTGGCTCCTTTGATAACGTAGTCGG is from Pseudomonas mucidolens and encodes:
- a CDS encoding multidrug effflux MFS transporter — encoded protein: MKLRIILILGALSAFAPLAIDFYLPGFPAMAVAFGTDEKHIQLTLAVYFTGLAIGQLIYGPLADRFGRRLPLLSGVALFTLASLACAYAPSLEWLIGARFVQALGGCAGMVISRAVVSDKCDAVGSAKVFSQLMLVVGLAPILAPMLGGVMVNLYGWQSIFLALTLFSVGAGIAVAVGLPESLPANQPRQPLSGALRQYGRLLGDRIFFGYALTGGIAIGGMFAYIAGSPFVFIKLYGVPAEHYGWLFGTNAAGFILVAQVNARLLSKRGPAFLLTRTVWVYLAAALALLAVSVLQTEALWPLMLPLFFCMASLGCIMPNTSACAMNGQGARAGSASALLGCIQFGIAAGAASLVGVLHNGTAMPMAMVISLCGVLAVIVAMWTRRLQRERALQAPV
- a CDS encoding heavy-metal-associated domain-containing protein translates to MQVFNVEGMTCGHCVRAVTQAVQNRDPAASVRVDLAAKEVGVESRLLPQEVIDLIAEEGYSAKLA